CTTAACATCACCAACTTCTGAACTACTAGGGAAATGTTTTTCAGCACAACCAAACAAGAATAATCAAAGTAAAAAAGTTCTCAGCATTTGTATGAACATAAgcaaccaacaaaactaacaaactaacatttgccgataaaaaaataaaataaaaaaaagcaacCAACAAAACATACCTTCAACAGATTCCAATTTCTTGTCACCTAGATAACCAGAACTTTGAGCAACAAACTCGAACTCCTTCACCTCTAACTGTAGAGAACTAGATGCAAAATTTGCACACACAGAAATGTCACATGATGCGGATAAAATGAAAGTGCAATGATAAATGAGGAATTGTGAGGATATGAATGTCATTAATACATTTTCGAGGATATGATTTTACAAACATGAGCATAAAATCTAAGACCCACAATCTAAGCAATAGGCAAAAGAGGAATACTTTGACATTACTGAAAGGGGATAGAAAATCTGTTGTGCAAGAGGATATTAGCCATCCAATAGCATCTTTGGATTTGCTTAAATTACAGGAGAAGATTGCTTTTCCTGTTCTTTACGAGCTACTTTGAACATAGAATAAACTAATGCAACCACactaaatgaaatatttatcacGAAGACTTACTAAAGGATCATAGTAGCTAAACCACAAGTACAATCATGATAAACTCAATCATAATCCGGTGTACTGTGAATCAAGCTTGTTTTCAGACAGGcacacaaagaaaagaaagcttcATATTAGAAAGTTCAAAGCATGATTCGTGAGAAAATGTAGTAGTAATGCTTTGAACTGCATAAATTATGAAGAAATAGTTCCCCAAACAGGACACCAAAGGATAAAACTGCCAGCACCATTAGTTCCACCAACCAGAAAATGAGCAAGCaacatttcaaattttcaattgcCAATTGTGACCCTAGTACACAAGAAATAAACGCATGCAAACCAGAGCACCATTCAAGCAAGAACCTAGAATTTCAGTACACGGGATATACCAAAATAATCAAACTAGGAAAttgaacatttaaaaaatagttttcttgTAATTATAGAGTCGTGTAAAGATATTTcactatcaattaaaaaatcactctagctataaatgtaaaaattgcAAGGATCATGTGCAATCTCAAATTTTCAATCTATGATTGGAAAAGTGTGTAATGAACCTTGTAATTCAATCGAAGGATTCCATTGGCATCAGGTTTCGTGAAAGACCCCAAAGAACCTAAAACATGAATTAAATCATTCGATTTCAAGTGTTCCGAAGCAAGTTTTGCCACATTGTTCCGCATCATCAGAAGCAACCTGGTTTACAAAACGCAAAGCATAATGTCCTTTCGGTCAAAATTTCCCAGCCAAAACAATAATACCTGCAAATTTCCATCGAAACAATAATAaggataaattagtttttttcctctaatttattctttagattcaatttgttctttagttttttttggaTTCAATATGGTAATTTGGTCCTATTGTTTAAATTGGACCAATGTTAAGAAATTGTTTGTAGCATAAAACCGCCACTGACAAAATATACATTTCCTAACGCCCTCAGTTTAATTTAAACGACCGGACCAAATTCAACAAGTTTGAAAAATTTGAGACCAAATTGAATCCGAACCAAATCGAATCTAAAAACCAAATTataggaaagaaaattaatttaacctaataataataattgaaaaaaacgCACCGGAAAAAGGAGCTATTTGATTGGTTGGATTTTGGAACCTTAAGCACGGTGTAAACTCCGAATTTACCGGTTGTTGAGTTAACGCGCGTCGGTTCGCGGGCGACGGTGCCGATGAAACTAGCGGTGTTCTCGAGGTGCGGGCTCCACCGAATGGTCGGTGGACGCTGGAACTTGAGCACGTGTTGGTAAACGGCGCTGCAACCTGGAACGGCTTCGTCGAAGGAGTGGCGATTGTGAGTGGAGAAGAGAAAACGTTGTTGTTGCggagaaaatggaaaagaaaaaagcaacGGAATTGGGAAGCGCTTGGCGAAGATGAAGGGTTTGGGTTTCATACTCCGACGACGAAGCATGCAGCTTGTCAATGCTTAcatatttccttctttttttgggTTGGGCTGCTTTGCGAATTTTCTgtcttaaaaatttgttaggATGGGCTGAGACTAGGAATGTGTTATTAGCACAACCTTTACTGCTGTTGGCATCCCCttgcatttataaaaaaaattgaaattactcGTTTACTCACACCTCTTCCCCTCCCACCACCCTCTccatatagtaaaaaaaatacaatttcgtATGTTTGGGTgattaataagataaattatttgagtgataaattatttttataattattgtttttttatgtcaTAAGAATTTTAgacatttatatttaaatttaatgtattcaaattttatatgagAGGTTAGACGCTCGaaagagggtaacttctaatatTGCTATACATAGAAGGATTATTTTATGCCTATACATTTGCAAACATATGGAATTCATtcatcctttattttatttgttgagtctttgcaaaggaatttgaaagatatataaataaaatagatttgtcATCGTTAGACATGAGGGCAATTAATTGAAAAGATTGATGTGggttataggaaaaaaaaatcataaactcatacatcctagACAAAATAAGGCAAGTCAGGTTTCAAAATTATTACGttctgattttatttcttttctcttctatttttattttttaatttttcttatcttatcttttcttatctttatcttgatcttttattttctcttatcttctatttttatctttaaatcttttaatttaaatcttttatttttcttcttctattttgttatttaaatatttatcttatctactatatttttttatctttattttaaattctttatctattacttttaaattgggtttatATTAATCCAAGTACAAACAAATCCTTGGCATTCGACACTCgtccgagtactttactactacACTTGCCAACAAGTTAACACTTGGTTTAGTACCACTTTCATACTCATGCTTGTATGGTTCTTGCTTCATCTAACATGCTTATACATGCATGGTTCTAGCTTTGATCGAACattacttaaatataatatatctatatatatatatatatatatatatatatatatatatggttctTGCTTGATCAGACATGTTCATATGTGATTCTTGCTTTGATCATGCATTGCTTATGTGGGTTCTTACGTGATCAAACATGTTTATATATGATTTCTTGTTTTGATATGCTTATATATGGTTCTTGCTTGATTGAACATGCTTCATGTTTCTGGCCAAAATGGTAAGTTGTCGATGGATGTAGGGCTATATGTCAATGTCACGTCACTTATTCTGGTTTTCTTTATTCTGGCTTTTTTATCCTTCTCCCTCGACATAGGAGTATGGTTTTTGTCTCAAAATTTGATGTAATATCAAATGTACTCCATAGTGGAAATGTGTTGTACTCGTTTTAAGCATTTGCATCATTAATAAATTACTTAGTACCAAACATTATACTATAAAATATATGGTTCAAGATTCGCATTGATATATATACATGGTTCTTAATTATGTTTGCTTATTTATTGCGTAAAGATATAGCACAAAAACAAAGATGATAAAAAAgcctttttctttaattctttcgttcctattttttctttaccaGAAGCATGGCAGGCAGCAATTCTTCATCTAGTACTAGTAACAACATGGAAGGGAATTGTTCCTCTTATAGCAGCGATGAAGAAGATTTAACTATGGGGAGCGAAGGGAGCGAAGAAGTAGAGGGGAGCGAAGGAGAGAGTGAGGAGGGGCTcatggaagaaaacaaagaggaaaGCGAAGGAGAGAGTCAGGAGGGACGCACAGAAGACGACAGCAAAGAAGAAAGTGAAGTAGACAGCGAAGAAGAAGAGAGTGAAGATGATCATGTTTCTGCTAATATGAGCATGCTAGACGGAGAGACAGGAGGAGAAAGCGAGAGCGAAGATGATTGTTGAACATGTGTATCGGTTGTCTATCATGAGT
The genomic region above belongs to Glycine max cultivar Williams 82 chromosome 14, Glycine_max_v4.0, whole genome shotgun sequence and contains:
- the LOC100816851 gene encoding protein OSB1, mitochondrial isoform X2, giving the protein MLRRRSMKPKPFIFAKRFPIPLLFSFPFSPQQQRFLFSTHNRHSFDEAVPGCSAVYQHVLKFQRPPTIRWSPHLENTASFIGTVAREPTRVNSTTGKFGVYTVLKVPKSNQSNSSFFRLLLMMRNNVAKLASEHLKSNDLIHVLGSLGSFTKPDANGILRLNYKLEVKEFEFVAQSSGYLGDKKLESVEDAGMHKNQNRLHLWQVFFSNPNEWWDQRKSKRNPKQPDFKHKDTGEALWLSEYDPPWVKRQLQLFDSKIAGGSAGRRSRVTNWVYDE
- the LOC100816851 gene encoding protein OSB1, mitochondrial isoform X1 encodes the protein MLRRRSMKPKPFIFAKRFPIPLLFSFPFSPQQQRFLFSTHNRHSFDEAVPGCSAVYQHVLKFQRPPTIRWSPHLENTASFIGTVAREPTRVNSTTGKFGVYTVLKVPKSNQSNSSFFRLLLMMRNNVAKLASEHLKSNDLIHVLGSLGSFTKPDANGILRLNYKLEVKEFEFVAQSSGYLGDKKLESVEADAGMHKNQNRLHLWQVFFSNPNEWWDQRKSKRNPKQPDFKHKDTGEALWLSEYDPPWVKRQLQLFDSKIAGGSAGRRSRVTNWVYDE